In Numidum massiliense, a single genomic region encodes these proteins:
- a CDS encoding NAD(P)H-dependent flavin oxidoreductase, whose translation MRDNRVCTLLGIEFPIIQGGLAYVGNGALAAAVSNGGGFGQVGCGGRSPEDVARQIAVASAQTDKPFGVNFPISSHKDNKPYVDVILRHKEQIMAVSVAAGNPKPYIPLFKEAGLTVMAVTASVKHAVKAQELGADLIVCEGIEAGGHDSPLDLGLFALIPQVVQAVDLPVVAAGGMADGHGVVAAMALGADGVQMGTRFVATLECEAHDNYKQLLVEAGDDATVVLGRNLNFRLRVLNSPYAQKVLEFEKTHPTLEQFLPLVRGKQNRIAAIEGDVDDGWMNCGQSVGLIDSIESASDVVRQIARDAAAITASLHRVQHVFTSE comes from the coding sequence ATGCGTGACAATCGCGTATGTACCTTACTCGGCATCGAGTTTCCCATTATTCAAGGCGGGCTCGCTTATGTCGGTAACGGCGCACTGGCGGCGGCAGTGTCGAACGGCGGCGGCTTCGGCCAAGTCGGCTGCGGCGGACGTTCTCCGGAAGACGTTGCCCGCCAGATTGCTGTGGCAAGTGCACAGACAGACAAGCCGTTCGGCGTTAACTTTCCGATTAGTAGTCATAAAGATAACAAACCGTACGTCGACGTCATCTTACGACATAAGGAGCAGATCATGGCAGTCAGTGTCGCGGCGGGAAATCCTAAGCCGTACATTCCACTGTTTAAGGAGGCAGGGCTAACAGTAATGGCGGTCACGGCGTCCGTTAAACACGCGGTGAAGGCGCAAGAGCTCGGGGCAGACCTTATCGTGTGCGAAGGGATTGAAGCTGGCGGTCACGACAGTCCGCTCGACCTCGGTTTGTTCGCGCTCATCCCACAAGTCGTCCAAGCGGTCGATCTACCGGTCGTCGCCGCCGGTGGCATGGCCGACGGGCACGGTGTCGTCGCGGCGATGGCTTTAGGGGCGGATGGGGTGCAAATGGGGACCCGATTCGTGGCGACGCTAGAATGCGAAGCACACGACAATTACAAACAGTTGCTCGTAGAAGCGGGCGACGACGCCACGGTTGTGCTCGGCCGTAACCTAAACTTTCGTTTGCGCGTGCTCAATTCGCCGTATGCACAAAAAGTTCTCGAATTTGAAAAGACACATCCGACGTTGGAGCAATTTTTGCCGCTCGTGCGGGGAAAACAGAACCGTATCGCGGCGATTGAAGGGGACGTTGACGACGGTTGGATGAATTGTGGCCAATCTGTCGGACTGATCGATTCAATTGAAAGTGCCTCCGACGTCGTACGCCAAATTGCCCGCGATGCAGCCGCGATTACTGCGTCGTTGCATCGGGTGCAACACGTGTTCACTTCGGAATAA
- a CDS encoding LbetaH domain-containing protein — protein MARAVNHNKHLSLKERIWQTYRENKPSGIVTMWIYRYGHFVYYKFKVPLLRQLLLVLYVILDNLWVKLVCSSEFPARCKIGRRLKLPHGANGIIIHGEAVIGDDVVLFHQVTIGEAKTSGEVPTIGSSVTIGTGAKVLGNVSVCQ, from the coding sequence ATGGCAAGGGCCGTAAATCATAATAAACACCTTTCGCTGAAGGAGCGGATTTGGCAAACTTACCGTGAGAACAAGCCATCGGGTATTGTGACGATGTGGATTTATCGCTACGGTCACTTCGTGTATTACAAGTTTAAAGTACCGCTCCTCCGTCAACTACTCCTCGTCTTATATGTCATCCTCGACAACTTGTGGGTGAAACTCGTTTGCTCATCAGAGTTCCCGGCGCGGTGCAAAATCGGTAGACGTCTAAAATTGCCGCACGGTGCTAACGGTATTATTATTCACGGCGAAGCAGTCATCGGGGACGATGTCGTACTCTTTCACCAAGTGACGATCGGCGAAGCGAAGACGTCAGGAGAGGTGCCGACGATCGGAAGCTCCGTGACGATCGGGACGGGAGCAAAAGTGCTCGGTAACGTGTCAGTGTGTCAGTAG
- a CDS encoding LysM peptidoglycan-binding domain-containing protein, whose translation MLLATYEKGVNNVAYKRWVIGLLCVALCLGLFHNAFAQTEVLYKSVNKELEEFKQLEKTFVYNVTVRHGDTLYNIAQKYGTDVDTIALANDISDPSVIHVGSKLRIPQATGFFYIVKKGDTLKSISEAYGVPVATIKEMSPTLEERPLKAGKQLFLKDPQHWPHKQQSSVQLASRDSAREAKAPRKRAAQVAAGAPSGGAYVGVFTLTAYTAGPESTGKSPGDPDYGITASGARVQEGVTIAADPSVIPMGSVVYIEGIGRRVVQDVGGAIKGNRIDVYIPDLGTAQQFGVKSGVKVYLLK comes from the coding sequence ATGTTGTTAGCAACCTATGAAAAAGGGGTGAACAATGTGGCCTATAAACGTTGGGTAATAGGCTTGCTGTGTGTCGCGTTATGTTTAGGTTTGTTCCATAACGCGTTCGCGCAGACGGAGGTACTCTATAAAAGTGTAAACAAAGAACTGGAAGAGTTTAAGCAGCTAGAAAAGACGTTCGTCTACAACGTAACTGTGCGGCACGGCGATACGTTGTACAATATCGCTCAAAAATACGGCACAGACGTGGATACGATTGCCTTGGCAAACGACATTAGCGACCCGAGTGTCATTCATGTCGGCTCAAAGTTGCGCATCCCGCAAGCGACAGGCTTTTTCTACATTGTGAAGAAAGGGGATACGCTAAAGTCAATCTCTGAGGCGTACGGCGTGCCGGTAGCGACGATTAAGGAGATGTCCCCGACTTTAGAAGAACGACCGCTAAAGGCGGGAAAACAACTTTTCCTGAAAGATCCGCAGCATTGGCCGCACAAGCAGCAGTCTTCGGTGCAGTTAGCTTCCCGCGACAGTGCGCGCGAGGCAAAGGCACCGCGCAAGCGAGCCGCGCAAGTGGCGGCGGGCGCACCTTCTGGCGGTGCCTACGTCGGTGTATTCACATTGACTGCTTATACGGCCGGTCCCGAATCGACGGGGAAAAGTCCGGGCGATCCAGATTACGGCATTACGGCAAGCGGGGCGAGAGTGCAGGAAGGGGTAACGATTGCCGCAGATCCGTCGGTGATCCCGATGGGAAGTGTCGTTTATATTGAGGGGATTGGTAGGCGCGTCGTGCAAGACGTCGGCGGGGCGATCAAAGGAAACCGGATCGACGTGTATATTCCCGACCTCGGTACGGCACAACAGTTCGGAGTAAAGTCGGGCGTTAAAGTTTATCTCCTCAAATAG
- a CDS encoding right-handed parallel beta-helix repeat-containing protein, which produces MRKKIVFPLFFVLIALAVVIVFVVRDGAFQSSPQPKQQQSVTKKGAQPGERVCGAKEIKEIQRQIDEASAQGGGEVQLKGCVLTLEQPLVLKSGVHLKGAGTDKTVLRIKAKDDAGKSMKHNALKTEQGAKNVKISDMTFDGDKQRRRDKIDDPHAHTVVLDHVDGFAITNVHVVNSASGSLVLFNSKNGVIKKSHIKNSGSNGILGLQRTRDVKVVDNVIEGTDEQNGIFFSYQEGKSTSNITIERNKVVDAADFGIEVGHIVAPGDEPHKNIVVRNNEVINSRNAGIAFRTVSDGVIENNTVVGYGQTGGYGGDGIFVEGGYNVATNVQVVKNEVKQNELAGGGNAIYVTGIDGALVEGNTVEGSGGKGLFVEASYLGEKTRDFPDGRRMFNNIRIIDNTFNDNAVQGIHVQGCHAKQIAIEGNVVKGNDAHGIQVANIEQSDGLSVANNEVSGNGESGIEIYNQKDFYVRGNTIANNNQSVATKRGKAAVTIFHAGEGEVVENMFVDDQERVTQAFAVRVENEMGKIKVDRNELKGGTKEYDGKGRKS; this is translated from the coding sequence ATGAGAAAGAAAATAGTTTTTCCGCTTTTTTTTGTATTAATCGCCTTGGCGGTTGTTATCGTTTTTGTTGTACGAGACGGGGCCTTCCAAAGTAGCCCGCAGCCTAAGCAGCAGCAAAGCGTAACGAAAAAGGGAGCGCAGCCAGGTGAACGGGTGTGTGGCGCTAAAGAAATAAAAGAGATTCAGCGGCAGATTGACGAAGCAAGTGCGCAAGGTGGGGGAGAAGTACAGCTGAAGGGTTGCGTGTTAACGCTTGAGCAGCCACTCGTCTTAAAATCGGGAGTTCATTTAAAAGGAGCGGGCACGGACAAGACCGTTCTCCGGATTAAGGCGAAAGACGATGCAGGAAAATCAATGAAACATAACGCCTTAAAAACAGAGCAAGGTGCCAAAAACGTAAAAATAAGCGATATGACCTTTGACGGGGATAAACAGCGGCGACGCGATAAAATTGACGATCCTCATGCCCACACTGTCGTCCTCGACCACGTCGACGGTTTTGCAATCACTAACGTTCACGTCGTCAATTCGGCGTCGGGATCCCTCGTCCTTTTTAATAGCAAAAACGGGGTCATCAAGAAATCGCATATAAAAAATAGCGGTTCTAACGGCATACTCGGCTTGCAGCGCACGAGGGATGTCAAAGTGGTCGACAACGTCATTGAGGGAACGGATGAGCAAAACGGAATCTTCTTTTCCTATCAAGAAGGCAAGTCGACGTCCAACATAACGATTGAAAGAAATAAAGTCGTCGATGCGGCTGACTTTGGCATCGAAGTCGGGCACATTGTCGCCCCGGGGGACGAGCCGCACAAGAACATCGTCGTTCGCAATAACGAGGTTATCAATTCCCGTAACGCCGGGATTGCCTTTCGTACGGTTAGTGACGGTGTCATCGAGAACAACACGGTAGTCGGTTACGGGCAAACAGGCGGGTACGGCGGTGACGGTATATTCGTCGAAGGTGGTTACAACGTAGCGACTAATGTACAAGTAGTGAAAAACGAAGTAAAACAAAATGAGCTGGCTGGCGGCGGCAACGCGATTTACGTCACGGGAATCGATGGGGCTCTAGTCGAGGGAAATACAGTAGAAGGCAGCGGGGGCAAAGGGTTGTTTGTCGAAGCGTCGTACTTAGGTGAAAAGACCCGCGACTTCCCCGACGGGCGGCGAATGTTCAACAACATTCGCATTATTGACAACACCTTTAACGACAACGCCGTGCAAGGCATTCACGTCCAAGGGTGTCATGCAAAACAGATCGCCATCGAAGGGAACGTCGTGAAAGGAAATGACGCTCACGGCATTCAGGTAGCTAACATTGAACAGAGTGACGGATTGTCCGTCGCCAATAACGAAGTTAGTGGCAACGGTGAGAGTGGCATCGAAATATACAACCAAAAAGATTTTTATGTCCGCGGGAATACGATCGCCAACAACAACCAATCCGTAGCGACGAAGCGGGGCAAGGCAGCAGTAACTATTTTCCACGCTGGCGAGGGGGAGGTTGTGGAAAATATGTTTGTCGACGATCAAGAACGCGTCACGCAAGCCTTCGCTGTGCGTGTGGAAAATGAAATGGGCAAAATTAAAGTTGACCGTAACGAGTTAAAGGGAGGAACGAAAGAGTATGATGGCAAGGGCCGTAAATCATAA
- a CDS encoding glycosyltransferase family 4 protein, whose protein sequence is MKVLQIVRQYRPCIGGLENFVYELATHLKQNGVTSDVLTIDEDFVSGEKLPAHSVEDGITVTRIPYKGSKRYPLATSVLQYVHDYDLIHVHAVDFFIDYLSLFKYRYKKPVVLSTHGGFFHTKKQQTLKKMYFNTITRATLKNVDAVVACSENDYETFRAIMPDHLHLIENGINFSEFSTISAKRCHKNNLMFVGRFSQNKRVDRLLLLMKRLKPDFPDLRLKIAGRDFDNLRGTYDRLSREYGIEDNVTIRESLSQEALLTELADSQYFISASEYEGFGLSALEAMAAGRIPFLSNIPSFQKMIDDGRNGFILDFEQIDEVQRTVTDVLRMPHKEGLIGNAIRTAERYSWSSVVKQFIALYDDVLRGRAVR, encoded by the coding sequence ATGAAAGTTTTACAGATTGTCAGGCAGTATCGTCCGTGTATCGGCGGATTAGAAAACTTCGTTTATGAGTTGGCGACGCACTTAAAACAGAATGGTGTCACCTCCGACGTACTGACGATCGATGAAGACTTTGTGAGTGGGGAGAAGTTACCCGCCCATTCGGTCGAGGACGGCATCACAGTTACACGGATCCCGTATAAAGGGTCGAAGCGGTATCCGCTAGCGACTTCCGTCTTGCAGTATGTGCACGACTATGACTTGATCCACGTGCACGCTGTTGACTTTTTTATCGATTACTTGTCGCTTTTTAAATATCGTTATAAAAAACCGGTCGTCTTGTCTACTCATGGCGGCTTTTTTCATACGAAAAAGCAACAGACATTAAAAAAGATGTACTTTAACACGATTACGCGAGCGACGTTAAAAAATGTCGATGCGGTCGTCGCTTGCAGTGAGAACGATTACGAGACGTTTCGCGCGATTATGCCAGACCACTTACACCTAATCGAGAATGGCATTAACTTTTCCGAATTTAGCACGATCAGTGCAAAGCGGTGTCACAAGAACAACTTAATGTTTGTCGGGCGCTTTTCGCAAAACAAACGCGTCGACCGGTTGCTGTTGTTAATGAAGCGATTAAAGCCAGATTTTCCCGACCTCCGTTTAAAAATCGCGGGCCGTGATTTTGACAATTTACGGGGGACGTATGACCGATTGAGCCGTGAATACGGCATCGAGGATAACGTCACGATCCGCGAGTCGCTGTCCCAGGAAGCGCTGCTCACCGAGCTGGCCGATTCACAGTACTTTATTTCTGCTTCCGAATATGAAGGCTTCGGATTGTCGGCATTGGAAGCGATGGCTGCGGGTAGAATTCCGTTCCTCAGTAACATTCCGTCGTTCCAAAAAATGATTGACGATGGGCGGAACGGCTTTATATTGGATTTTGAGCAGATAGATGAGGTGCAGCGGACCGTTACTGACGTTTTGCGCATGCCGCACAAAGAGGGGCTAATCGGTAACGCCATCCGAACTGCGGAACGTTATTCGTGGTCATCTGTCGTCAAACAATTTATCGCGTTGTACGACGATGTGCTAAGAGGACGTGCAGTGCGTTGA
- a CDS encoding O-antigen ligase family protein, producing METYIRKKKINLPLLCAILMSLAIGFVSVLPLNVMAIFIGLMFLPFLLAVPLEKYILLIALFIFFDKSFITFQGSYIRIYQLLFLLTTIKFVIECSFHNVKLRRMPLIVLLNVWVLSFFLAYPHLLSPKDFWVLVIGQVFLNFFYYVIVQTLATKGASFYDKVLRFTVLSSLIVAAYGILEWISFFIFGVDIGIGHYESIGIPRPSSFAHEPDWYGLFCAYGGIWFFVWYLRKDNRFFSQRFVLFGLAACFLGVFISMARASMVSLAVAILFLYIVTRDKKIIKLIAITILAFVLLVASLFVVNPSIAENILERLNPSTSTSTDSGATDSRMASIQLMLDYIPLHPYVGNGSGGMAMLTQSEELRAKYIYGGEMNEGKGNANIFLTFMFDTGMIGTFIFILILMRIVHLHKAVFSRRDDVALGLACASILLLVDFNFNNGFRMGFVWFHLALVAAYYLLMKRSERQVSQ from the coding sequence ATGGAAACTTACATCAGGAAAAAAAAGATCAATCTACCGCTGTTGTGTGCCATTTTGATGTCACTCGCCATCGGTTTTGTTTCGGTGTTGCCGCTTAATGTAATGGCTATTTTTATCGGCCTGATGTTTTTACCGTTTTTGTTAGCCGTTCCTTTAGAAAAGTACATACTGTTAATTGCCTTATTCATTTTTTTTGATAAATCGTTCATCACCTTTCAAGGTTCGTACATTAGGATTTATCAATTGCTGTTTTTGCTTACGACGATCAAATTTGTTATCGAATGCAGTTTCCATAACGTGAAGTTGCGGCGTATGCCATTAATTGTGCTGTTGAACGTGTGGGTGTTAAGTTTTTTTCTCGCTTACCCCCATTTACTGAGTCCGAAAGACTTTTGGGTGCTCGTGATTGGACAGGTATTTCTCAACTTCTTTTATTACGTCATTGTACAAACGTTAGCGACAAAGGGTGCTTCCTTTTACGATAAAGTACTAAGGTTTACCGTGCTCTCTAGTTTGATCGTCGCCGCATACGGTATTCTCGAGTGGATTAGCTTTTTTATTTTTGGCGTAGACATCGGCATCGGTCATTATGAATCGATCGGTATTCCGCGCCCGTCGTCCTTCGCCCACGAACCGGACTGGTACGGCTTGTTTTGTGCCTACGGCGGCATATGGTTTTTCGTGTGGTACTTGCGGAAAGACAATCGCTTCTTTTCGCAGAGGTTCGTGCTGTTCGGATTGGCGGCTTGTTTTTTAGGTGTTTTTATTAGTATGGCTAGGGCGAGCATGGTATCGCTCGCTGTCGCGATTTTGTTTTTGTACATCGTGACGAGGGATAAAAAAATTATCAAGCTAATAGCAATAACGATACTCGCTTTCGTCCTTTTAGTGGCGTCTTTGTTTGTCGTCAATCCGTCGATCGCGGAAAACATATTGGAACGCCTCAATCCGAGTACGTCGACGTCGACCGATTCTGGGGCGACGGACAGTCGCATGGCGTCGATTCAATTAATGCTCGACTACATCCCACTTCATCCCTACGTCGGCAACGGGAGTGGCGGCATGGCGATGCTGACGCAGTCCGAGGAGCTGCGGGCGAAGTACATATACGGTGGGGAAATGAACGAAGGTAAAGGGAATGCCAACATTTTTCTCACCTTTATGTTCGATACGGGCATGATCGGCACGTTCATTTTTATTCTAATTTTGATGAGAATTGTACATTTACATAAAGCCGTCTTTTCTAGGCGCGACGATGTCGCGTTAGGTTTAGCGTGTGCGAGTATATTACTGCTCGTCGATTTCAATTTTAACAACGGCTTTCGTATGGGCTTTGTGTGGTTCCACTTAGCTCTAGTCGCTGCTTACTACTTGCTTATGAAACGATCGGAGCGACAAGTGTCACAGTAA
- a CDS encoding YveK family protein, protein MGENIHLKHVWQVIKRRLWIVVLIPLLAMATSAALSYSLVPPIYEAKAQLLVNQPSEKKTGATFDHVQTNVKLVSSYHTLLQSPRILNTVIGELKLERTAADLQKQLSVTSEHESQVIDITVKDGDEKTAEAIANTIAEVFSKEVVKIMKLDNVDVLTEASVSKSSKFVFHVAIAFVVGLIAAIGFVFFQQYWHGTITSEQDVERVLQVPVLGSVDVIDAREK, encoded by the coding sequence ATGGGGGAGAACATTCATTTGAAACATGTGTGGCAAGTGATAAAAAGGCGTCTCTGGATCGTTGTGCTCATTCCGCTTCTTGCTATGGCGACGAGTGCGGCTCTATCTTACAGTTTAGTACCACCAATATACGAAGCGAAGGCGCAACTGCTCGTCAATCAACCGAGCGAAAAAAAGACGGGAGCCACTTTTGATCACGTGCAGACGAACGTCAAACTCGTCAGTTCATATCACACGTTACTACAGAGTCCGCGTATTTTGAACACGGTCATCGGAGAATTAAAGCTGGAGCGGACAGCAGCTGACTTGCAAAAACAACTATCGGTCACGAGTGAACACGAGTCGCAAGTGATCGATATTACGGTGAAAGACGGCGACGAAAAAACGGCGGAAGCGATTGCGAATACGATCGCCGAGGTTTTTTCCAAAGAAGTTGTGAAAATTATGAAGCTGGATAACGTCGATGTCCTGACGGAAGCAAGCGTGAGTAAGTCGTCTAAATTCGTGTTTCACGTCGCAATTGCCTTTGTCGTCGGTTTAATAGCCGCGATCGGGTTTGTCTTTTTCCAACAGTATTGGCACGGTACGATTACTAGTGAACAAGATGTCGAGAGGGTTTTGCAAGTACCTGTACTCGGTTCGGTCGATGTCATCGATGCCCGGGAGAAGTAG